A single genomic interval of Verrucomicrobiota bacterium harbors:
- a CDS encoding PatB family C-S lyase has protein sequence MKYDFDSCPDRGGTGSLKWDRYSGKDILPFWVADMDFRTAPEIETALASRLAHGVFGYTIPFDQPIASVVRYLQEQHGVRIDPEWLIWLPGLVPALNLIAQTFCSAEQGVITSTPVYPPFLTAPKNASVPLHKVPLVRNKDSWEMDFSSLEEKPSGGAFFLCNPHNPVGCCFDAEDLQRLVALCREKQWILCSDEIHCDLILDPTVKHLPALSITTSEVDQLIALYAPSKTWNLPGLACAFAVVPNGELRARFKRGIQGIITEINCFGYAGCTAAYENGESWRQELLKVLRKNRERVYHFFSDKSELITIYPMEATYLAWFDCRRLPVKDPARLFEKFGVGLSDGAPFGQRGWLRLNFGCPPDQLAEGLERMQEAFDSL, from the coding sequence ATGAAGTACGACTTTGACAGTTGCCCTGACCGGGGAGGAACCGGGAGCTTGAAATGGGATCGCTATTCAGGCAAAGACATCCTTCCCTTCTGGGTGGCCGACATGGATTTTCGGACCGCACCCGAGATCGAGACTGCTCTTGCATCCCGTCTCGCCCACGGGGTTTTCGGCTACACAATTCCTTTCGACCAACCAATTGCTTCCGTAGTTCGATACTTACAAGAACAGCATGGAGTGAGAATCGATCCAGAGTGGTTAATCTGGCTTCCCGGTCTGGTTCCAGCTCTGAATTTGATTGCTCAAACATTCTGCTCTGCCGAACAGGGAGTAATCACCTCTACTCCGGTCTATCCACCATTTCTAACCGCTCCCAAAAACGCCAGCGTGCCTCTACACAAAGTCCCTCTCGTCAGGAATAAAGACTCCTGGGAAATGGACTTCTCAAGCCTCGAAGAAAAGCCTTCCGGTGGTGCTTTCTTTCTTTGCAACCCGCACAATCCAGTCGGATGTTGCTTCGATGCTGAGGACCTCCAGAGACTTGTGGCACTCTGCAGGGAAAAACAGTGGATCCTGTGTTCGGATGAGATTCACTGTGACCTCATCCTTGATCCTACGGTCAAACACCTTCCCGCGCTCTCAATAACAACCTCAGAAGTTGATCAATTGATCGCTCTCTACGCACCTAGCAAGACGTGGAATCTGCCCGGGCTAGCCTGCGCGTTCGCTGTTGTTCCAAATGGAGAGTTGCGGGCACGGTTCAAACGAGGGATTCAGGGAATCATCACGGAAATCAATTGTTTTGGCTACGCAGGGTGCACGGCCGCCTATGAAAACGGAGAATCCTGGCGACAAGAGTTACTCAAGGTATTGCGGAAAAATCGTGAGCGCGTTTATCACTTTTTCTCCGATAAGTCGGAACTCATTACCATCTACCCGATGGAAGCTACTTACCTAGCCTGGTTCGACTGCAGGCGCTTACCCGTCAAAGATCCTGCTCGCCTTTTTGAAAAGTTCGGAGTGGGACTCTCCGACGGAGCGCCATTTGGCCAACGAGGATGGCTTCGACTAAACTTTGGTTGTCCACCCGATCAACTCGCGGAAGGCTTGGAGAGAATGCAAGAAGCCTTTGACTCGTTGTAA
- a CDS encoding DUF308 domain-containing protein produces the protein MPETPSLPNPFANLGPDVLRRNSKAAFWGGILSVILGIAAISLPGVFTLGIEVFIGTLLVIGGLVQVFSAFGSIGSKNWLLAGFVGALTAVVGVLFLLNPLKGVVALTALLGIFFLVSGVFRLVAAIQLRGSGKATGFAVVNAVITIVLGGLVLAEWPESSIYILGLFLGIDLIFIGLSLIAVSGAMKQAGKGGE, from the coding sequence ATGCCTGAAACTCCTAGCCTCCCAAATCCTTTTGCCAATCTCGGACCCGACGTGCTTCGACGGAACAGTAAGGCTGCCTTCTGGGGCGGTATTCTCTCGGTCATTTTGGGAATCGCTGCGATCTCGTTGCCGGGTGTCTTCACCTTGGGAATCGAGGTCTTTATTGGCACCCTCCTTGTCATTGGCGGTCTCGTTCAGGTGTTTTCAGCATTCGGCTCAATCGGTTCGAAAAACTGGCTCCTTGCTGGATTTGTCGGGGCCTTAACAGCAGTTGTCGGAGTGCTTTTCCTTCTCAATCCTCTCAAGGGCGTCGTCGCTCTAACAGCTCTTCTGGGTATCTTCTTTCTTGTAAGCGGAGTGTTCCGATTGGTTGCAGCGATTCAACTGCGTGGGTCAGGCAAGGCAACCGGCTTTGCAGTTGTAAACGCGGTTATCACGATCGTCCTCGGTGGCCTCGTTCTCGCCGAGTGGCCAGAGTCCTCTATCTACATCCTTGGGCTCTTCCTTGGAATCGACCTGATTTTTATCGGCCTATCCCTAATTGCAGTCAGTGGAGCAATGAAGCAGGCGGGTAAGGGCGGTGAATAA
- a CDS encoding ABC transporter ATP-binding protein, which yields MNKEDQLAKDPVLRCTNIHKYLGKGEGRVHVLRGVGLDLHPGLMYSIVGPSGCGKSTLLYLLGLLDRQDDGDIWIAGNDMGKAADTARTAVRNSSIGFVFQFHFLLAEFTALENLMLPMRKLERLGEDEMRERAQRLLDEVGLGNKSHRLANQLSGGEQQRVAVARALANEPAVIFADEPTGNLDVRNSTMVFDLLRTLCHEHGQAVLMVTHNQNLAKQCDVVLSMQDGEFVEATERE from the coding sequence ATGAACAAAGAAGATCAGCTTGCTAAAGACCCGGTTCTCCGTTGCACGAATATACACAAGTACCTTGGAAAAGGGGAAGGCAGGGTTCACGTTCTTCGCGGGGTCGGTCTAGATCTTCACCCGGGATTGATGTATTCAATCGTTGGCCCCTCAGGCTGTGGTAAGAGCACGCTGCTCTACCTCCTCGGTCTTTTGGATCGGCAGGACGACGGAGATATATGGATTGCCGGGAATGATATGGGTAAGGCGGCGGATACCGCACGCACAGCGGTGCGAAATTCGTCCATCGGTTTTGTTTTCCAATTCCATTTTCTCTTGGCGGAGTTTACTGCGTTGGAGAATTTGATGCTTCCGATGCGAAAGCTCGAAAGGCTGGGTGAGGATGAGATGAGAGAGCGAGCGCAGAGACTCCTTGATGAAGTGGGACTCGGCAACAAGAGCCATCGTTTGGCGAACCAGTTGTCGGGGGGTGAGCAGCAGCGAGTAGCAGTGGCTCGGGCACTGGCGAACGAGCCGGCAGTCATCTTTGCGGATGAGCCAACCGGGAATTTGGACGTGAGGAACTCGACTATGGTCTTCGATCTACTCCGCACCCTTTGTCACGAACATGGCCAGGCAGTCTTGATGGTAACCCACAATCAAAACCTCGCTAAACAATGTGATGTTGTGCTCTCGATGCAGGATGGCGAGTTCGTCGAAGCTACTGAGCGCGAGTAG
- a CDS encoding SLC13 family permease produces MNKHRTGVFLGVAFFVLTWIFPSPEGLGDTGWKVVGVALLMAVFWLSECIPISATALIPLVLFPLLGVLSIRETAAPYANPLIFLFLGGFLIAHAIEKTGLHRRLALLLLSRCHPTPRGIVLGLLITSATISMWVSNTATALMMLPIAFSILSLFVDEEPKNRHVSSRALLAVAYGCTIGGVATLIGTPPNALLAAFLEETRDYTIGFSQWMLIGIPIAAVGLVAAYFVLRSGLDRKKGTAGIEKRLQQAQRNLGPISFSEKCVSIVFAVTAVAWMTRPIVEQWIPAISDAGIAIAAGVVFFLIPMEKGSRGFILEADAFSKIPLGILILFGGGLSLAAAMKKTDLDDWMGVQFGALSGVPEWMILVLFCGFILLLTELTSNTATTATFLPVAAALSLSLDSSESALLAGTALAASCAFMMPVGTPPNAVVYGTGQIGVREMIRSGIRLNLLFLVLIVVAVKTLGPFVF; encoded by the coding sequence ATGAACAAACATCGCACGGGCGTTTTCTTAGGTGTCGCTTTTTTTGTTCTCACGTGGATCTTCCCTTCTCCAGAAGGTCTCGGGGATACTGGATGGAAAGTAGTTGGCGTGGCTTTACTGATGGCGGTCTTTTGGTTGAGCGAGTGTATCCCAATATCGGCCACCGCGTTGATTCCGCTGGTTCTCTTTCCTTTGCTGGGAGTCTTGTCGATAAGGGAAACCGCCGCTCCTTACGCAAATCCTCTGATTTTTCTGTTTCTGGGAGGTTTTCTGATCGCTCATGCGATTGAGAAAACGGGTCTTCATCGCCGACTTGCTCTGCTTCTCCTTTCCCGTTGCCACCCGACGCCGAGAGGAATCGTCCTTGGTCTTTTGATTACCTCTGCAACGATCAGTATGTGGGTCAGTAATACAGCAACCGCCCTGATGATGTTGCCGATCGCTTTCTCAATTCTCTCTTTGTTTGTCGATGAGGAGCCGAAGAATCGTCATGTGAGCTCAAGGGCGCTGCTCGCAGTCGCTTATGGTTGCACGATTGGAGGAGTCGCTACCTTGATTGGAACTCCGCCGAATGCTCTTCTCGCCGCGTTTCTCGAGGAAACGAGAGACTACACCATAGGGTTTTCTCAATGGATGTTGATCGGTATACCGATTGCGGCCGTCGGCCTTGTTGCTGCTTACTTCGTTTTGCGTTCAGGCCTCGATAGGAAAAAAGGGACGGCTGGGATAGAGAAACGCCTGCAGCAGGCTCAAAGGAATTTGGGTCCGATATCGTTTTCAGAAAAGTGTGTGTCCATCGTTTTCGCGGTTACGGCGGTGGCATGGATGACCCGCCCGATCGTTGAACAATGGATTCCAGCCATCTCGGATGCGGGAATCGCGATCGCTGCGGGCGTCGTCTTCTTTTTGATACCAATGGAAAAGGGTAGTAGAGGTTTCATATTGGAGGCAGACGCTTTTTCTAAGATTCCTCTAGGGATTCTTATACTTTTTGGAGGTGGTCTTAGTCTAGCTGCAGCAATGAAGAAAACCGACCTTGACGATTGGATGGGAGTGCAGTTTGGAGCCTTGTCCGGGGTGCCCGAATGGATGATTCTCGTTCTTTTTTGTGGCTTTATTCTTCTCCTGACAGAGTTGACGAGCAATACAGCGACGACTGCCACGTTTCTTCCAGTTGCTGCAGCTTTGTCTCTGTCTTTGGATAGCTCTGAGAGCGCACTCTTGGCAGGAACAGCGTTGGCAGCGAGTTGCGCTTTTATGATGCCAGTGGGAACACCTCCCAACGCAGTCGTTTACGGGACAGGACAGATCGGAGTTCGGGAGATGATTCGGTCAGGAATCCGTTTGAATCTGCTTTTCTTAGTTTTGATTGTGGTCGCGGTTAAGACTCTGGGGCCTTTTGTCTTCTGA
- the wecB gene encoding UDP-N-acetylglucosamine 2-epimerase (non-hydrolyzing) — MNKHKVLVVAGTRPEAVKMAPVYFALKRSSYLEPIFCSTAQHREMMDQTLGVFGIEPDIDLDLMRPEQTLSTLTAAVIKGATQALREIQPQAVLVQGDTTTVLGTALASFYEKIPIGHVEAGLRTYDFDAPWPEEMNRRLVDPISRWCFAPTSFSQNNLLKESIPDAQCEVTGNTVIDALLWVRQQQESVGLTASEIVDRCGIDTGFASRFLQTDNPWILVTGHRRESFGGGFENICKAILNLVEQWPNLGVLYPVHLNPSVQEPVYRMLKGHPRICLAEPCGYYDFIWLMGRCHFLLSDSGGVQEEAPSLGKPVLVMREITERPEGIDAGTCRLVGTDPDRIMQEASLLMENEAEYQKRSALKNPYGDGKAANRICTRLEADLCG; from the coding sequence GTGAATAAGCACAAAGTCCTAGTAGTCGCAGGAACGCGACCAGAGGCGGTTAAAATGGCGCCGGTCTATTTTGCGCTGAAAAGATCCTCCTATCTCGAACCGATCTTCTGCTCGACCGCTCAACACCGGGAAATGATGGATCAAACTCTCGGGGTCTTCGGCATTGAACCGGACATCGATCTCGACCTCATGCGGCCAGAACAGACCCTTTCCACCTTAACAGCCGCGGTGATAAAAGGTGCAACGCAAGCCCTTCGAGAGATCCAACCGCAGGCTGTGTTGGTGCAGGGTGACACCACAACAGTCTTGGGAACCGCTCTCGCAAGTTTTTACGAGAAAATCCCGATCGGCCATGTTGAGGCTGGTCTGCGAACCTACGACTTTGATGCTCCCTGGCCCGAGGAAATGAACCGCAGACTGGTCGATCCCATTTCCAGGTGGTGCTTTGCCCCGACCTCGTTTAGCCAAAACAACCTTTTGAAGGAATCCATTCCGGACGCTCAATGCGAGGTCACGGGAAACACCGTGATCGATGCACTTCTCTGGGTCCGTCAGCAACAAGAATCCGTAGGTCTGACAGCGAGTGAGATCGTGGATCGCTGCGGAATTGATACTGGTTTCGCGTCGCGTTTTTTGCAGACGGACAACCCATGGATTTTAGTTACCGGTCATCGTCGAGAGTCCTTTGGAGGAGGTTTTGAGAATATCTGTAAAGCCATCCTCAATCTAGTCGAGCAATGGCCGAATCTAGGAGTCTTGTATCCCGTTCACCTGAACCCAAGTGTCCAGGAGCCTGTCTACCGTATGCTCAAAGGCCATCCGCGCATCTGCCTCGCGGAACCATGTGGCTACTACGATTTCATCTGGTTAATGGGGCGTTGTCATTTCCTCCTTAGTGATTCAGGAGGCGTTCAGGAAGAAGCTCCGAGCCTGGGCAAGCCTGTCCTTGTCATGCGTGAAATCACTGAGCGACCGGAAGGAATCGATGCCGGAACCTGTCGCCTCGTCGGCACAGATCCCGATAGAATAATGCAGGAAGCCTCCCTCTTGATGGAAAACGAAGCGGAATACCAAAAGCGGAGTGCTCTGAAAAATCCCTACGGTGACGGAAAAGCTGCCAATCGAATCTGCACTCGACTGGAAGCTGACCTCTGCGGCTAA